CGCTGGCAGGTGGACCTGCCGAATTTTGCGATCATGATTGAGACGGCGGATATCGATCAGAATAATGGACCGGAAGAAGTGTTGGTGCCCGGTACCGATGGTCATTTACGAATGTATTCCGAAGCCGGCACGCTGCGGGAGGACTGGCCGGTCAGCGATGGCGCGCTCTACTGCGCCGGAGTTGGACAGAAGTCAAATGGCGACGCTCGGGTCATCACGGCTGGTGTTGACGGCGACCTTTATTTCTATGATGAAACCGGAACGCAGATTGGAACCATTCGCCCGGACAATGTGGGTATTATTCGCCGTCTGGCCGTTGGAAACTTTGATGGAGTCGGCGGTGATGAAGTCATGATCTTTTACAGCATGAAGGGTTATGATGCTTATCGCTATATCGAGATCTATGATCTGGACACACTCGCGCGGCCTGCCTATTGGGATCTCACCGAACCGATGGAAGATGATGTGGCCCGAATCAATGCAAGCCCGGGCATGGGGTGGACCGATAAGCAGACCGCCTGGGTCTACGATATGGATGGCGACGGCGACGATGAGGTAGTGGCCAACTGGGGGGTACTGCATCCGGAAAACGGCGGTACCAACACCATCCTTTCGGCCGCGCTGCCGGAGGGAGAAAAACTGTATCTTTCCGAATACGAAGATTTCGCGGAACCCACGCCTACAACGTATTATCTGCTACAGCAAGGCGTGCCCGGCAACTTCCACGACGGCCTGACCAATGCGGAAATGTTCACGCTCTATGGCGATGACCTGTATCTGGTGGATTATGATGTGACTCGCTCCGTTAATGCCGACCGGTTCCGCATCATCGACTACAGCTATGCCCACACGCTCTATCACTTTACCGATGGCGCCCGGCTGGAAGATCGAGACGGCGGTCCAGATAAAATGGTGCTCGCCGGTCCCGCGCACGGTGATGACCATTTTTATGTGGTGGATTTGTCCAATAATTTCTGGAAAGAGGATGCAAAACATATCGACGGCAACGGCGTGCTCGGCGCGGTGCGCGACACGCTGGATGATCTGGAAGACGATATTGATGCCTTTAACGGAACCGTTGCGGAAGCCGGAAGGCCGATCTATTACATTAACTATTTTCGCTCCCACCTCGGCTGGGAGATGACGCCTGCAGCTATTGAATTTCATGCCGACGATACGTTGGCTGCCGTGCAGGAGGCGCGCGACCGGTTGGGCGGAACACCCGGCTATGACCCCGAACGCGTCCGCTTTGTTTCCAGTATGTTCGGCACGAAAATCTGGGGCGAGGGGGTGCACTCGACCGATCCCGATGTTACGGCAGCGGGGGTTGAGGCATTTTGTGCGGCGTTGGCGCAGCGCGGGGTTCATTTCTGTGTATCCATCGGTCACCATGATGTGGTGCATATGAGCCCGGAAACCATGGCCGACTGCTTTGAGGCCTCGGTGGTCGATGGCGAATGCTATCTCATGGGGCTGACCGGCGAGCAGGGCGACTCCTCAATAACCGATACCTACATGCCGCACATGGATGCGGTGATTGCCCGTGCGGATACGCTTGCTATCGACCCGCCGCGGCTGGTGATGACCTCAAAAGGGCCGATTTTTTCAGGCATGAACCCCGAACAGGCATCTGCCTGGTGGCCGGCTTATAAAAAGGTTTTTACCCCCGGCATTGAATGCTCCAACAATACGCTGCCTGAATTTTCCTATGCGGAGCAGGTCGGCCTATGGCTCAATGGGTCTGTGGATGGATGGTGTTCCAGCCTGATCGGTGACAACCTGACACCTAACCGCATCGCGGAGTGGGGCGGGGTGCGGAACGGACACGTCGTGTTGCGCCATATGCTTTCGCAGTATTCCCTCGGCGCGGATATCTTCCGCATCACCTCCATTGTGAATCAGGAAAACCCGCTCTATGAGCGCGGCGATACGGCCGATCCTGAACTGGATCTGGCCAACCCTTATCGGCAGGGCGTTTGGAATTTTCTGAAAATCGTCGAAGCAGGGGTCTATCCCAATGGGCCTGATCGGAGTCAGCTCAAAGGCATCTCGCCCGTCGCCGCCTCGCTGCCTGCGCCGAACACCGACTCGCTGGCTCTGAATGCAATCAAGTCGGACTTTACAAAATACGCCACGCATGCGCGGGCGCAGACCTATGTACTCAACGGCCTGAGTGGCTGGGATGCCTATACAGAGGTTCCTGATTTCGATATTACCGCGATTCTACACAATACCAAACGACGCTGGGATAACCTGTTACCGACCTCGCCCTGCGGGTTTGTTCCGATTGTTCCGCACGCCTCGCGTGCTGAGACCGAGGCCCATCCCTGGTGCAACCGCGCCTACGAAACAGATGTCGATACCTGGGCGGAGTTCCAATCATTGGAAACCGCGCGAGACACGATCTCCGCCGAACTTATGGCGCAGCGCACCAACATGCTGTTTTATGTGGATGGCGAATGCTTCTGGCAGGTGACCGAAAACAGGAATGATCCCGACACCCTGTTCGCCCTCGCGATGGACTCCACGGTGCTGACACCGACCGAGCGTACGGTGGAACTGATGAAGGGAGCTGCCGACGGGATTTGGGATGTTTACGATCAGTTGGGTTCCCAGGTTGTTCCGCTCGGAACATTGTCTTCCGGTTCCGATTCGGTGACACTCGCGATTCCTGCCGGTTCCGTTCGCATACTCGCTCTCAAAAAACGTGTTCCAATTTCAACTTCAGTGATGGGGATCGCCTGGGACGGCGGAACCGAGCCGTCGCTGGCCATTTACGGAATTGATGGACGCCTTGTTCCAAGCAACCAGGGGATTCATCCGAGTGGTGGGTCGCTGGATGGAACGTTTGGTCCCGATTTTGCGGGGGCATCAACGGGTGCGAACGGGGCCTATAAGGTGAAGGATTACGATGATCATGCGGCTTCGGGCTGGATCGGTGTGACGATCACGAATAACACCGGATCAACCCTTCAGCTGGAAACCCTGCATTTTGATTATGGTCAATGGTACGTAGAGTCGCCGACCAACGTGGCCGCCTTTTATCAATCGGGCGATCTCGCCGCAACGAACGGTACACCCCTCGGTGCCTTCTCCGCATCCACCCTCACCGGATGGGTGCAGGGGGACTATGATGATTTTTCGGTGGTCTTGACCAATCTCGCCGATTCCAGCCTTGCTCCCGGCGAGCACGCCGTCTTTGAGCTAAGGGCCACGGTGGGAACAACGGCGGCCGGAGGAATCGACAATGTGGCGATCGTTATTTCCGGCCTCGGGAATTTTGATGAGTGGGCGGCCAGCTTCGGGCTCTATGGATCCAATGCCTGGAACTCCGTCGACCTCGAACCGGATGGAATGGATAACTGGACCGAATACATCTTCGGCGGTGACCCGACCTCCGATGATGCATCCGCCATTTTTCCAAGGTCTGGAATGAATGGGGACTGGCTCGAATATGTCCACCGGCGTCGCAGCGATTATCAGGCGCGCGGACTGGTCTACACAGTCGAAGCTTCAACAAATCTGCTTTCCAATGATTGGAACACCCATGGCGTTTCATATGTGGGTTCAGGCTCCATCGATGCCGAAATGGATTCCATTACCAACAGCATTTCCATCGAAGAACATCCGCAACAGTTTATTCGCCTTCGGGTTGAATAAGGATGCTACTGGCTGTTCAGCTGACCAGTAGAATTTTTCAGACTGTTACGGGAGACTCAGGTTTCATGAATTTTATAGGGAAAACACAATGATCAGATTTAAAATGACTTCAGATAAAAAAGTTTTAATCGGGCTGGTTGCCGGAGCCTGCATGGCTTCGGCCGCTCAGACGTATAACACCAGTCATGCGTCGATTGCATCCTATGATGTGCCGGCCTGGTACAGCGAGGGCAAGCTGGGGGTGTTTATGCACCTGAGCGCCTTTTCGGTGCCGGCGTTCAAGAATGAATGGTATGCCTCCAATATGTATTATGCCGATGATATTCCGAACCTGAGACATCCGGAATACCGTAAGTCGTTCCGGGATCATCATGAAAAGACCTACGGCTCCCTGAAGGACTTCGGCTATAAGGATTTTATCCCGATGCTGACCCTGGAAAAGTTCGATGCCGACTACTACGCAGAGCTGATAAAGAAATCGGGAGCGGCCTATTTTGCGGCCCCGGCGATACATCATGATGGTTTTGCCATGTGGGATTCAAAGGTCATCGACTGGAACGCGGCAAAGATGGGCCCGAAGCGCGATGTGGTTGGGGAACTGACCAAAGCGATGCGTAAAAAAGGCATCAAAACCGGGGTATCCACGCACTATGGTCGCCATTGGAAATACTACACCTTCCGCCCTGAGTTCGATACCTGGGACCTTGCCAATGAAGGGCTTTACGGGGCCCGCCGCGGCGACACGGATCCGCCGCGTCCGGAAGATGCGCTGAATTGGGAACAGGTGATGAACGAGCTCGTCGATACCTATCAGCCGGATTATATCTTCGTCGATGGGGGGGTATGCGATGCGCGCGGTGAATACAAGAAAGAGTATTTCCGAGACGCCATGTACCGTGTTGTGGCTCGATATTACAATAAGAGCGCGGATTGGGATAAAGAGGTGGTCCTTTCCTGGAAGCGCGACGCCATGAAGAAGGGCGAGGCGGTGTATGATTCTGAAGGTTCCCTTGAAGATGGCATTCCGGAGCGCCCCTGGCAGGCGCATTTCACGGTAAATGGAAGCTGGGGATATACCGGAGAAAAACCGGGATGGCCGGCGGATAAAATACTGCGTGGGTTTGTGGATATCATCAGCCGCAATGGAAACCTGCTGCTGAATATCGGCCCGCGCCCGGATGGAAGTCTGGATGAAGGGCAGGAACAGGTACTGCTTGAAATCGGCCGGTGGCTGCAAATCAATGGTGAAGGCATTACGGGTTCCAGACCTTGGAAAATCTATGGTTCAGGAAAGCTGAACAGTCTCGCAGCAGGGTCCCCGGATTCAAATAAAAACGACAAAGACGCAGTGCGCTACACCCAAAAGGACGGAGCCCTTTACGCCTGGTTCGCGACTTGGCCGGAAGACGGCAAGGTCACGCTGCCGCAGGCGGGAAGTTTTAATCCCCAAACGATCAAGCCCTTGGGCGCTAACGGTGAACTGAACTTCGTAAAAGAGGGCCATGATCTGATCGTCGAGCTACCGGCCAAGCCGTTTGGCCGGTATGTATGGGGGCTTAAGCTTACGCACTAGTCGTCGTTGTTTTTCTTCTATATCGCCCTGCCAGCATACGCTTTGGCGGGGCGTTTTCATAGTTGGGATAAACCGTCCCACCTGTTGACTTGGCCAGTAGCGGCGAAGCCCTGTCCGGATTAGTATCAACCGATGATAGATGTGCTTTCCAGCGAGGATATGATTCGGCCCAAAACCCGTTACCTAAGGGAACATGATGAAGAATAGATCAAAGAGATCAGATGGCGTCATGAAGGGTGCACCCAGCGGATTTATGGTCAGTCTGCTGGTCCATGCCGCCGCGTTTACGTTGGCCGGGCTTCTTGTGGTCTTTAACGTGGTCCAAAAGGAGGAGAAAAAATTTGTTCCGCCCAAACCGGTTGATCGGCCGAAAATGAAGCTGAAAAAACCGAAGGTAAAAATAAAGAAAACGGCCAAGCCCAAATCCACCACACGGATTGTCACGAAAGTGAAGCAGGCGAACATGCCCGACATTCAATTGCCCGAAATGAGCGGGATGGGCGGGGAAGGGTTCGAAATCGGCGGGTTTGATATTATGCCGGATCTCGGTGAGCTGTCCCTGCTGGGCAGCGATCAGACCATTGGCAATGACTTAGAGGGCACGTTCTACGATTTTAAGCGGAACCGGAGCGGCGGTTATATCTCCATGGATGGAGAAAACTGGCAGCGGGGCGTTCATAACTTCCTGCGCAGGGGATGGAGGACCTCCAACCTTTCGAAATACTATCGTGCACCCAAGAAAATTTATACGACCTGCCTGGTGATCCCGCCCGTGCTTTCGTCCATCGCACCTTCGGCATTTGGCGATAAAGATGCCTCGGGTGTGTATTGGATGGT
This DNA window, taken from Pontiella desulfatans, encodes the following:
- a CDS encoding alpha-L-fucosidase; amino-acid sequence: MIRFKMTSDKKVLIGLVAGACMASAAQTYNTSHASIASYDVPAWYSEGKLGVFMHLSAFSVPAFKNEWYASNMYYADDIPNLRHPEYRKSFRDHHEKTYGSLKDFGYKDFIPMLTLEKFDADYYAELIKKSGAAYFAAPAIHHDGFAMWDSKVIDWNAAKMGPKRDVVGELTKAMRKKGIKTGVSTHYGRHWKYYTFRPEFDTWDLANEGLYGARRGDTDPPRPEDALNWEQVMNELVDTYQPDYIFVDGGVCDARGEYKKEYFRDAMYRVVARYYNKSADWDKEVVLSWKRDAMKKGEAVYDSEGSLEDGIPERPWQAHFTVNGSWGYTGEKPGWPADKILRGFVDIISRNGNLLLNIGPRPDGSLDEGQEQVLLEIGRWLQINGEGITGSRPWKIYGSGKLNSLAAGSPDSNKNDKDAVRYTQKDGALYAWFATWPEDGKVTLPQAGSFNPQTIKPLGANGELNFVKEGHDLIVELPAKPFGRYVWGLKLTH